The DNA segment GCTAAAATAGGCACAACGAGTAATAAGAAATATTGATTAACAACTTGTTGAATGGCAAGGTCATTATTACCTAACCAACCAATCATAAATGTAATGGCTAAAAAGCTTAAGATATCACTTGCTGATTGAAGTGCAATAGGTAGGCCAATTTTAAGCATCTGTTGGATCTGAGATAATTGAATAATTTCAAAGCTTGTCAATAGATTAAATTGATAAAAATATGAATTACTAAAAAGATAAGTTGCATAAATAATAACTGATAATAACCCCCAAATTGTTGTAGATAATGCAAGGCCTGATATGCCTAATTTAGGTAAGCCAAAGTGTCCATAAATCAACCCATAAGCTAAGATGGTGGTAACGATTAAACTTAAAAAACTCATCAAAACAATCAATCGTTTACGATCGACTGCTATCAAAAACTGTTGAAAAACAAATACACACATAAATAAGGGTGCTGCAAGCATAAATACAGTAAAATATTGCTGTGCCAACATGACAGAAGATTCGGGCTGTCCTAAACATAGTAATATCTTATCTGCATTATATAAAATAACATCAATAACAACGCTTAAACCAAGTGCGATAACAATACCATTTCTAAAACATTTACCCGCATTTTCATTTTCTTTAGCACCAAATGCTTTAGCCGCTAAAATACCAACAGCTGTAATTAATGATGCGCCAATAACAAAAATTAGTGCTTGAATTGGTGTAATTAGCGCACTGGCAGCTAACTGATCATGTCCAAGATGAGCAACCATTAGCATGCCAATGAATGCTGATATCATTTGAACAAATCGTGTCATACCAACAGATAAACTAACTTGAAAGCTTTTTTTAATAATTTGATTTAAAGGTGTTTGTGATAATTGCATAAAGTAAACCTCATAGCATTAGAGTCATTGTGAAAATCATAGTTTTAAGTTTTATGCTATGTTGTTCATCTTCAGTGTATGCCTTTTAGTTATTAAATAATGATAATTATGAATGAATTCTATAGTAGAACTAATAAGAAAATCAAGCTTTAAAATCAAAACTAATCGTTTATCCAGTTAATTGCTCGTTCCATGTCATCTTCAGAAAAATATTTCATATCAGCATAAACAAATATAGAGAATAATTTACTAAGCATTTCTTGCCATATATCTTCGCCAACGATGGCAATTTTTTGAAAATCTTTTCGGTGTTTAATGCCAGTGATAAAGTCATCCCAAGCAGCTTGTAATTCCCAGCCATTAAAGTTAGTTACTTCTAGTAAAAGGCGAAGTTTTCCATACTTTGTAATGGCATCTTCAAGCGTTGGAATCAAAAATTGAATATAATCTTCGTGAGTTAATTTACCACTAACGCTGATATGTAAATACTTTCCGTTATCAATAACATTAAACATGATTTAATAGCCTGTCAGTTTATAATATATTAATTATAAAGGTGCTTAATGAATATTTTAGTTGAAGATATTAGTATTTTAAATCACTAACTCATCATTACATAATCTACGAATGACTTCAGGGTATAATTGATACTCTAATTCTTTGATACGACTCTCAAGAGAAGTAATTGTATCATCTTTATTAATTGCAAGCTTTGCTTGTGCTATTACTGTACCAGCATCAAGTGCTTCAGTAACGATATGAACGGATGTTCCATGCTCTTTATCTTTATTTTCAAGCGCCTGTTTATGCGTATGTAAGCCTTTGTATTTAGGTAATAGCGATGGATGAATATTAATGATTTTATTTTTAAAAGCTTGAATAAAGTGAGGTGTTAATATACGCATAAATCCAGCTAAGATAATAAAATCAGGCTTATAGGGTAAGATTGCTTTAATTAATGCTTGATCATAGTTTTCTCTAGTTGAATAGTCTTTGTGAGATAAATAAATTGCCGCTATTTGATGATTTTTAGCGCGAATTAAGGAGTAACTATCTTTATTAGAGATAACAGCTTGAATATTAGCAGAAATAATACCTTGCTCTATTTGGTTAATAATTGCTTGAAGATTGCTGCCATTACCAGATGTTAGAACAATTAACTTTTTTTTAGTCATAATGATAAATAACTTCAGGTATTTGCTGTTCTGATTGCTCAATATGACCAATTTGCCAAACAGTTTCTCCTAAGCTTGCGGCAGTATCAATAATTGCTGAAGCTTCATCTTCTGGAACACATAAAATCATGCCAACGCCACAGTTAAACGTTTTTAACATTTCATTCGTTTCAATATTACCCTTATCTTTTAACCACTGAAAAATACCAGGTAATTGAAAACTAGATAAATCAATCTCAGCATTGAGATAGTCAGGTAAAACTCGAGGTAAATTTTCGGTAATGCCCCCACCTGTGATATGTGCAACACCTTTAATAGTATGTTTTTTAATTAATTCTAAAATGCTATTAACATAGATTCTAGTTGGCTTTAATAAAGTGTCACCTAAGGTTGTGTTTTCAAAAGTTTCAGATAAATCAGCATTGGAATATTCGATAACCTTTCTAACTAAAGAGTAACCATTTGAGTGAATGCCTGAGGCGCTCAGTGCAATTAATGTATCACCTGGTTGAATATACTGCCCTGATATAATCTCATCTTTTTCAACAATACCAACACAAAACCCAGCTAAATCATAATCATCTTTAGCGTACATCCCAGGCATCTCAGCCGTTTCACCACCAACTAATGAGCAGTTTGCTTGATGACAACCCTCGGCAATACCTTTGATTACTGACTCAGCCGTATTAACATCGAGTTGACCTGTTGCATAATAGTCTAGAAAAAATAAAGGCTCAGCACCTGTAACGATTAAGTCATTAACACACATTGCAACTAAATCAATACCGATTGAACCATGTTTATTAAGTTCTAGTGCTAGCTTTAGCTTTGTGCCAACGCCATCAGTGCCTGAGACTAAAACAGGGTTTTGATATTTATTTAATGGTAATTCAAATAAAGCACCAAATCCGCCAAGCCCAGTTAAAACTTCTTTTCTATGCGTTGCTTTAGCATATTGACCGATGCGTTTAACAAGTGTATTACCAGCATCAATATCAACACCAGCTTCTTTATAACTTAATGACTGACTCATAATATATCTTTTAAACTTAGACTTTATTTTGTGTGGTCTTATTGTATCGAAAAGATAAATTACTTACCAGGTTTAAAAGTCACCCCAGAGGTATTCAATTAAACTAATCATAGCAACAGGTGCAGTTTCAGTACGTAAAATACGCGGCCCTAAGTTGATACTAAATATACCAAGTTTTTCAGCATTGAATATTTCAGCATCCGTTAAACCACCTTCAGGACCTATGATAATATAAATATTATTAGATGATTTATCCGCATATTGGCTTAATTTTTTTTCAGTATAAGGTGATAAAATAAATGCTAAAGTATCGCAAGGTTTTTGAAATTTGGCTAATTCAAGTGGTTGCTCTATTTTAGGAATAATAACTCGATTAGATTGTTCACAAGCTGAAATAACGATCTTTTGCCAGTGTTGAATTTTTTTTGTTAAACGTTCAGCTGATAATTTGACATCAACTCGCTCAGTAATTAAAGGGGTAATACTAGCAACACCTAATTCAGTTGCTTTTTGAATGGCATAATCAAAACGATCACCTTTTGATAGTGCCTGTAATAGGTGAATATTAATCGGTGGCAAGTTATTTATAGGTATTATTTGAGTAATTTCGATGGTGGTTCTTTTTTTAGATATTTCTGTAATTAGACCATGAAATTCGACTGCATCAGTGCCATTAAATAGGATAACAGGATGATTGGCTTTTAATCGTAGCACGTTAATAAGATAATGATTTACTTCATTAGTTAATTGAATTGTCTTATTATTTTCTGATATGTCAGCTATATAAATTCTTGGTATTCTCATATGTTTAATTAAATTACCTTTGGTTAATTTATAGCAAATCTTATGGCATAATGCCGACCTGCTTAATTTTTGACAATTAACTATAATTAAATTTAACAAAAAAATAAATCTAAAGTGAAAAAAATGAAAAATGAACGATTGATAATATTTACACCGCCTATTTTATTTGGCATGTACTGGGCAATGGTAAAAGTATCATTACCAATTGTTGCTTTACTTTCTAATTACTTTGAAACCTCAAGTCAAAATATTCAACAGATATTTTCAATTGCATTTTTCTTATCTGGTTGCTTTCCTATGCTTTGGGGACCTATTATTGATAACTTTGAGCTAAGAAAATTTATTTTAGTTAATGGCATCATTTTTATTATTCTGAATGTTATTTTATCGTTTTCTACGAATATTTATATGTTTGGATTATTATTCATTGCAGCCTGTTCGCTATCTTCTGCTTTTGTTGTAGTTGGTAGAACCTTTCCATTTGTTTATTTAAAAGATAAGAGCCTAGTTCAAAAGGCTTTAACTTATGGCATGTTTGGTGGTTATTTTAGTGCGTGGATTGCACCATTTATTTCTGGATATTTAGCAGAACATATCCATTGGCGTAGTGTATTTTATATATTACCTGTTTTAACGATTATTTTAATTATCATTGCATCTAGGCTTCCAAAACAAAAAGAAGTAGTAGAAAAGCGTACACTTGTAAAAAATATAGTAACGATGTTTACGCATTTTAAAATTCAATCATTTAGAAATAATGTATTGATATTAGGCATATTCTCCTTTTTTGCACAAAGTGTTCTTATTTCAGTGCCATTTTGGTTAACTGATGCTTATGCTTTAAAACCTTATATTATTGGTTATATATTATTTCCAATGTTATTACCGGGCATGCTAGGTCCATTAATGAGTAGATTAATTTATAGTAAATTAACCTATAAGTCAGTTTTTTATATTAGTAGTATTATGTTTGTTGCTGGTGGTATTATCGCCATTATATTAAGTCTTGTATTATTAGAAACACGCTTATCCTATTGGTGGTGGGTTATTCCAGGTGCATTGGCTAATTTTGCAGTTGTTGCAATATTTCCTGTTGTGAGTGTTTTAGGTTATCGAGATATTAAAACTGGACATAATGCTGCATCAAGTGTCTTCTCATTAGCATTATATTGCTCTGGCGGTATTGGTATTTTTGTCTGTTCATTAATCTCAATTCATACATTCTATATATTTGGTATATTAATGCTTATTGGAATTACACTTTCATTAATGCTTTTTTTACAGGATTACAAACAATATTTATTAGAGCATGTTGAGTGATTGTTTCAAGCGTATTGATTTAACTTTAAATCTAAATCTATTTGAGTTTTATCATAGTTCAGTTATGATGTTGATTACATGAAACATTATTAACTTCAATGAGTTGGAGTAATTGCCACAGTGTGGTTATCAAAACTAAGTGTTTATTATCGACTTTATTGGTTGCAACGGACTGGTTGGGTATTAATCGCTGGGATTTTATTTTACTGTTATGAGTTTTTTTTAAGGATTTTAACTGGTGCTTATCAAAATGAAATTACTAGCTATTTTCATATTAATTCTCATTTAGGTTTTTCATTTTTAGTATCAAGCTATAACTTAACTTACTTAATTATGCAGATTCCAGCTGGAATCTTACTTGATAGATTTGGGAGTCGACGGTGTTTGATGGTCGCAACAATTATATGCGGATTTGGTAGTGCATTATTCATAATTGGTGATTATTATTTGGCATTGATTAGTCGATTATTAGTTGGTCTTGGATCTTCATTTGCTTTTGTTGGCATTTTAAAACTGTCTCATGAATATTTACCAAGGCGTTATTTTGGGTTGTTTGCAAGTGTTGTTATTTCACTTGGGACAATTGCTGCTGTTCTTTCGCAACAAATTAGCGTATTTTTTAGTAGTTACAAAGTTTTATGGCAAAGTATTTTTATCTTATCAGGTTTGTTAAGCATACCTTTAGCTTGTTTTTTTTGGCTAGCAATTCCTAGAACTAAGTTGAAAAATCAGCTTTTACCAAATATTCAAGCGATAAAAAAGGGTATGCTAAAATTACTAAAAAATAAGTTAATTTGGCTCAATGCAATATGGGCAGGTTGTATTTATGTACCAACGGTTGTGATTACTTCTCAGTATGGTGTTTATTTTTTTAATCAAATGTTTCATAAGAGCCAGTATCAAGCAGCAACATTAATTAGTGTTTTATTATTAGGCTGGATAGTATGTTCACCATTAATTGTTTATGTTGCAACCAAATTAAACTGGTTAAACCAGGTTGTATCAGTTTTTTTAGCTATGCTATTGATTAATATATTAATGATTGGCTTTTTACCTAATTTAGCTATTCATCATTTAACCTTATTAATTTTTACGTTTGGGTTATTTTCATCAGTTCAAGTTATTGTTTGGCAATGCTTTAATCAGATTTGTGATATTTCAATATCCGGCATAGGTATTGCTGTAACAAATATGATTATTACAGCAGTAACTGAAGTTGGCCAATTATTTAGCGGTGTAGTTTTAGATATTGAAGAAAATTATTATCACAATTTATTAAACTATGATGTGCAAGTATTAATGCTTTTGTTTGTTTTATTTATTATAAGTGGCTGGTATGTGTTTTATATATTTAGAAGAAATGCTATCCATAGCCTTGTGTCATTATAGTAATTAACTAGTTGGCGGTAATGCAATGTTAACTTCGCCAGCTGACTGATCATAGGATGTCACAATACCACCATTAAAATTAGTAGATAAGAGGGTATTGTTTGAACCACTGGGTGGATTTGTATTAATACCATCTAATGTACTATAGCCGATTAATGCATTAGCATTATCTAAAGTGATTGTTAATGCACCTGTTGAAGTAGCAGTATAGCTACCATCTGCATTTGCTTTTAATATAGAGCCATTTAATGATACTAATTTTATAGTTTCACCTTGTGGGTGCGTAATGTTAATTTTATATGCTGAAACTGATTGCGCTTTTACATCAAGTTTCATACAACGATCATTCATTGCTTCGGGTGAGGGTGATTCGCTATAAGCACAATAAGAGATATTAGGTATAGGGTTACTCTGATCAAATGCTGGATCCATAACATTTAGCCAGCAAGTTCCATCTAAATAACACGCTTTATGTGTATTATCGCCAATAAACGAATCAAAAATACCAACATTTATTTTTGGATATTGTTGATCAATGCCATCATTGCCTGATTTAACACCTTCATATTGAGAGGTTTTTAAAACAACCGTATCGGCTGTCATTGGGTTGGTACTATAACCATCACCTAATTTATAAGAGACAACGCCCATATAATGCTGGTTAGTTAAGTTTTTAACCACAGGCTCATCAGAAAACTCAAAATAAGCAGCGCCTAAAATATTCATTTTCTGAGCAGTTAATAGAATTTTACGCCAGAATAAGTCATAGCCCCATAGGTTAGCAAAACTACCCCAGTCATAGGTATCATATTTTCCCCATTCAGAGATAAATAATGGTAATTTGATTTTTTCAGGCATACTATTATAAGTATTAAAAAAGGTATCTAATGCAGATAGGTTAAAATCTTGAGGCTTTGGTCCCATACCACGGTATGTATTAACGGAATAAAAATCAATATAGCTGCCAGAACCGTCGGATTTTGCAAATACATTCCAATATTTTTGCCAGTCAGAAACGCTAGCATAGTGATCTTGATTTGTAATTGTAACTAAAATATTAGGATCATATTGTTTAATTGTTCTAGCTAATAGGCGAACAACTTTAGCTGCATCAGCATTTGTATCAGCAAATGTTTCATTACCTACAGCCCATGCTAAAATATCAGGATTGCCAGCATATTTAGCTAGTGATAACTGCATTAAAGCACTCCATGGTTGACCATTTTTTGTTGAGGTCATTTGACTCCAATTAAGTAGCTTTCCTGTTAGTGGGCTATTATTGTAAGTTTGAGAACTATTAGGCTCAGGCGCTGGCATAATAACATAAATACCATAACTATGAGCAAGGTTTAGAAAAGTTGTCATATTTCTAACCAGTGGGTCAATATGATAAATACGGATTGTATTAACACCCATTGCCTGCATAAGGCTTAAATCTCGATTCCACATTTGAATAAGCAATTGATTAGGTTTATCAGCACCTTTTAGTGCAGTATTATTGAGATATTGATGCATAAAGCCGGTCATATCAGTATCAAAACAATAGCTTTGGTTAGGACTACCAAAAGGGCCACTTGGTAGCGGTTGGCATATTTGTCCACCGCCAGTTTTATTAAAATTAGCTAAGTATACAGTTTCACCTTGAGCAGTATTAGCGTTGATAGAGCCGTCTGTAAATGGTTGACCAACAGGTGTTGGTTCATAATCCATTCCTCGAATAAAAAATGCTTGATAGCTTTGAGTTCTATCATTCCAAACATAGATTTGTTTTTGTTTGGTTTGTGGGTTGATTTGTATTTTTGGTGGATGTGTTGGTTTATTAATTGCATTAGATGGACTTCCAACTAAATCAGCAGGTACTGGGCCTGAATCACTCCAGTGTAATTTATAAGTATTACCAGGTAATGAGCCATTATTAGAGTAATTGCTACCAGATACTGTAAAGTTAAGTGGGATTGTACCTGCCATTTGATAAGTCGGCGTCATAAATAATAAACGGTAATGCTTAAAGTTTGATGTACTAAACTGAGGAACAACAACGCTGATTCTTGTTGGATTTGTTGTAGATAAAGTTACAGAAGTATTTGACTGAGAACCATCTCCAAAGACGTTACTCCAACTACCATCACTTTTCTGTCCTTGAAGTGTATAAGTTACAGTTGATGAAATAGTCCAAGTTTTAGGCAATAACACATTAACACTAAAGTTTAAAACAGTATCAGAAATAGCAGGAATTTGTGGGTCGGCTGCTGCAGTTGAAGTAATTGAATTGTTAAAGGTTGTATTAGCTTTAGCATATGAAATATTTATTGTAGATGCACTTATTAATGGCATACTAATTAATGTTGATAAAAATAATTTTCTCTTGTGATTTAGGTGTATCATAAATGATCTCCATTACGTTAGTTTCGGGATGTATTATAATCAGACATTTGCTATAAAATAACTAGTAAATTTCCCTGTTCGTATATTAAAAGTTAATTATATGGGTATTCTTTTTATTAAAGATTTTAGATTGAATAAGCTAAAAAACTTCTATTTTATTTCTTAACACTTTTACTTTACAATATAGGCATCTTTAACCCTTAGATGGTATGTTAATTATGCAATTATGTGGATTTGAAGTTGGTCATGATAAACCATTTTTTCTAATTGCTGGTCCCTGTGTCGTTGAAAGTGAAGCTTTAGCATTAGATACAGCAGCTTATTTAAAAGAAGTCACGGATAAATTAGGTATTCATTTTATATATAAATCATCATATGATAAGGCAAATCGTTCCTCCTTAAAGAGTTTTCGTGGGCTTGGTGTTGAAGAAGGTTTAAGAATTTTAGAGACAGTTAAAAGTAAGATAAATGTACCAGTCTTAACCGATGTACATGAAGACTCCCCCCTAGAAGAAGTTTCAAGTGTTGTTGATGTTATTCAAACACCCGCTTTTTTATGTCGTCAAACAAATTTTATTTTAAAAGCATGCTCGCAGGGAATCCCAGTTAATATTAAAAAGGGGCAGTTTTTAGCACCGTGGGATATGCAGAATGTTGTTGATAAGGCTAAGTCTTCTGGGAATCAACAAATTATGGTCTGTGAGCGAGGCGCATCATTTGGTTATAATAATCTAGTTTCAGATATGCGTTCATTAGCTGTAATGGCTGAAACTGGCTGTCCTGTGGTATTTGATGCAACTCATTCTGTTCAACTACCTGGAGGTCAGGGAACTTCATCAGGTGGGCAACGTGAATTTGTGCCAGTATTGGCAAAAGCAGCGACTGCAGTAGGTGTTGCAGGTATTTTTATGGAAACACACCCTGATCCGGATAAGGCATTAAGTGATGGACCAAATGCATGGCCGATGTATCAAATTGAAGCGTTGTTAAAGACGTTACAACAAATTGATCAAGTCGTTAAAAAAGCGTAATTCAAATTTTTTGTATTTATAATAAATGAGTTTTTATATTAGGAGCGTAAATCATGGCTAAGATTGAAAAAATTATTGCACGAGAAATTCTTGACTCAAGAGGTAATCCTACCGTTGAGGCTGATGTTATATTAAGTAATGGTATTTCAGGTCGTTCTGCAGTACCATCAGGTGCTTCAACAGGTGTACGTGAAGCTTTAGAATTAAGAGATAAGGATCCTAAACGTTATTTAGGTAAAGGTGTATTAACTGCAGTTAGTAATGTGAATAATCAAATTGCTTCTAAATTAGAAGGTATGGATACAGATAATCAAAAAGTGCTTGATCAAGTGATGATTGATTTAGATGGTACTGAAAATAAAAGTAATTTAGGTGCTAATGCAATATTAGCTGTATCAATGGCATTAGCGAGAGCAAAAGCTAATGATTATCATGTTGAGTTATTTCAGAGTTTAACAAACACAAGTGAAACTTATCAAATGCCCGTGCCAATGATGAATGTATTAAATGGTGGAGCGCATGCAGATAATAATGTCGATATGCAAGAGTTTATGATTATTCCAACTGGCTTTGATTCATTTTCAAGGGCTTTACAAGCGGGTACTGAAATTTTTCATACCTTAAAAACAGTTTTAGTTGATGAGGGCTATCCTGTTGTTGGTGTTGGTGATGAAGGTGGTTATGCACCAAATTTACCATCAAACGAAGTTGCAGTTGAGATGATTATTAAAGCAATTGAGAAATCAGGGTATATTGCAGGAGAAAATATCTTTATTGGTCTTGATTTAGCAAGTAGTGAATTTTATAAGGATGGCCAATATCATTTGGCTTCAGAAAATAAAGTGTTATCAGCAGAAGCATTTGTTGATTATTTGGAAAATTGGGTTGATAAATACCCAATTATTACCATTGAAGATGGTATGGCTGAAGATGATTGGCATGGTTGGAAACTCTTAACAGAGCGCTTAGGTAATCGAATTCAATTAGTTGGTGATGATTTATTTGTTACCAATACAAAAATTTTAAAAGAAGGTATAGATAAAGGTATTGCTAATTCAATTTTGATTAAACTTAATCAAATTGGATCTGTAACAGAAACACTAGATGCAATTCATATGGCACAAGAAAATGATTATACAGCTGTAATTTCACATCGTTCAGGTGAGACATCAGATACAACCATTGCAGATTTGGCAGTTGCAACGAATGCAGGACAAATTAAAACAGGTTCATTATGCCGTTCAGATCGAGTCTCCAAATATAACCAACTGTTAAGGATTGAAGCATTATTAGGTGATCGTGCGCTATATCCTGGTTTAAAAGCATTTAAGGCACTTGAGAAGGTTTCTGTATAAATTAACAATCAAACTGTAGATGTTTTTGATGAAATTTATTAATTTAAATCGCTATTTCCTATTTGGCAGTTTTCTAGTGATTTGCTTATTAGCTTTGCAATATGAGTTCTGGTATAGCGAAACTGGCTATAGCCAATTAAAAATACTCAAAATTGAAAATGCTAAATTAGATGCCAGTAACGAAAAAGATTTATTAAGAAATCAGCTATTAGAAGATGAAGTGGTGAGTTTAAGGAAGAATGACCATGTGATTGAAGGAATGGCGCGTAAAGATTTAGGTTTGATTTCTGATGGTGAAGTTTATTATCAATTTGTATCACCGAATGTTACGTTAGATAAAGATAATAATAAGAACTAAAGTTAAGGTTAAATTTTTATGTGGTGTGTTATTCCTGCTGCAGGTATTGGCCAACGAATGAGTGCTCATTGCCCGAAGCAATATTTAAAACTTGATTTTGGTAAAACAATTTTAGAAATGACAATTCATTCAGTTTTACAAGCAGAGTCTATTGATGGTGTTGTTATTGCGTTGAATGCTCAAGATACCGATTTTAAGCAACTAAAAATTCAGTCATCAAAACCTATTTTAACTTGTATAGGTGGCCAAAGTAGAGCAGATTCAGTCTATCAAGGCTTATTATTTCTAAAAGATAAAATCAAGCATCATGACTTTATTTGTGTGCATGATGTCGCAAGGCCCTTGGTTGATCCTTGTGATATTGATCGCTTAAATAATAGAGCAGTTAATTTAAATGATGCTTTGGGGGTGATTTTAGTTGCTGAAGTAGCTGATACAATTAAACAGGTAAATAACAACAAGGTTATCAAAACAGTGGATCGTTCTGATCTATATCGAGCATTAACGCCGCAGACGATGAAATATGATGTTTTATTCAATGCATTAGCACATTGTAAAAAGAAAAATATTCAAGTAACTGATGAGGCTTCAGCATTAGAAGCTTGTGGTCATTTAGTTGAGATAGTTGTTGGCTCACCAAAAAATATTAAAGTGACTTATGCAGATGATTTAAGCATAGTGAATGCTTTGATAAATGAATAGTTAATAATACTAAATAAAGATATGTTTTAAACACCATATTGCTTACGATAGCTAAGTAATGCTTGATCGTAACTTTTAAAATCAGGCTTTGATTGAACAAAATGGATTATATCATCAAAGTTTATAATGCTAAAAACAGGTGTCTGGTAATTAGACTCTATTTGACTAACAGCAGATGAATTAAGATCTTTACCAACTTCTTGGCGGTTTAATGCTAATAAAATGCCAGTTACATTAGCATTAACTGGCTTTAATAAAGTCATACTCTCATCAATTGCAGTGCCTGCTGTAATTAAATCATCAACGATAATAACACGTTTATTATTCATATCAGCACCAATTAGATTGCCACCTTCACCATGATCTTTTTTCTCTTTGCGATTAAAAGCAAAGCCAACATTTTTATTATATTTTGAGGCAAGTGCGACAGAGATGGCACTGACTAATGGGATGCCTTTATAAGCTGGGCCAAAAAGTATATCAAACTCAAGGTTACTTTCTAATAACCTTTGTGCATAACAGTCAGCAATTTCAAATAAAGCTTCACCATCATTAAAAAGTCCAGCATTAAAAAAATAAGGGCTTTTTCTGCCAGATTTAAGTGTAAACTCACCAAATTTAAGTACATTTTTTTCTAATGAGATATCAATAAAAGATTGAGCATAGGGTTTCATTGATTAACCTTATTTTGTTTTATTTTCTATAACTTGCGTCGTGCTCTAACACCTTCGGCAAGCTTTTCAAGCATCTCAACAGTCATATCCCATGACACGCAAGCATCCGTAATACTTCTACCATAAACTAATGG comes from the bacterium SCSIO 12844 genome and includes:
- a CDS encoding MATE family efflux transporter, encoding MQLSQTPLNQIIKKSFQVSLSVGMTRFVQMISAFIGMLMVAHLGHDQLAASALITPIQALIFVIGASLITAVGILAAKAFGAKENENAGKCFRNGIVIALGLSVVIDVILYNADKILLCLGQPESSVMLAQQYFTVFMLAAPLFMCVFVFQQFLIAVDRKRLIVLMSFLSLIVTTILAYGLIYGHFGLPKLGISGLALSTTIWGLLSVIIYATYLFSNSYFYQFNLLTSFEIIQLSQIQQMLKIGLPIALQSASDILSFLAITFMIGWLGNNDLAIQQVVNQYFLLLVVPILALSQTSSILVAQSYGAKNVSDIKRYGNTILVIGLFFALVVMLLFTIFPDKLILFYAGTDHDFTPELMHLASTILILTGSRLFLDTIIEVKVGSLRGILDVHFPMIVSIINAWVICIPLAYIFCFTFNLGLIGISIAGIIMMFIGAVILYLRWAYKSQNIVWKS
- a CDS encoding STAS/SEC14 domain-containing protein — encoded protein: MFNVIDNGKYLHISVSGKLTHEDYIQFLIPTLEDAITKYGKLRLLLEVTNFNGWELQAAWDDFITGIKHRKDFQKIAIVGEDIWQEMLSKLFSIFVYADMKYFSEDDMERAINWIND
- the purN gene encoding phosphoribosylglycinamide formyltransferase; translation: MTKKKLIVLTSGNGSNLQAIINQIEQGIISANIQAVISNKDSYSLIRAKNHQIAAIYLSHKDYSTRENYDQALIKAILPYKPDFIILAGFMRILTPHFIQAFKNKIINIHPSLLPKYKGLHTHKQALENKDKEHGTSVHIVTEALDAGTVIAQAKLAINKDDTITSLESRIKELEYQLYPEVIRRLCNDELVI
- the purM gene encoding phosphoribosylformylglycinamidine cyclo-ligase; the protein is MSQSLSYKEAGVDIDAGNTLVKRIGQYAKATHRKEVLTGLGGFGALFELPLNKYQNPVLVSGTDGVGTKLKLALELNKHGSIGIDLVAMCVNDLIVTGAEPLFFLDYYATGQLDVNTAESVIKGIAEGCHQANCSLVGGETAEMPGMYAKDDYDLAGFCVGIVEKDEIISGQYIQPGDTLIALSASGIHSNGYSLVRKVIEYSNADLSETFENTTLGDTLLKPTRIYVNSILELIKKHTIKGVAHITGGGITENLPRVLPDYLNAEIDLSSFQLPGIFQWLKDKGNIETNEMLKTFNCGVGMILCVPEDEASAIIDTAASLGETVWQIGHIEQSEQQIPEVIYHYD
- a CDS encoding 16S rRNA (uracil(1498)-N(3))-methyltransferase, with product MRIPRIYIADISENNKTIQLTNEVNHYLINVLRLKANHPVILFNGTDAVEFHGLITEISKKRTTIEITQIIPINNLPPINIHLLQALSKGDRFDYAIQKATELGVASITPLITERVDVKLSAERLTKKIQHWQKIVISACEQSNRVIIPKIEQPLELAKFQKPCDTLAFILSPYTEKKLSQYADKSSNNIYIIIGPEGGLTDAEIFNAEKLGIFSINLGPRILRTETAPVAMISLIEYLWGDF
- a CDS encoding MFS transporter, giving the protein MKNERLIIFTPPILFGMYWAMVKVSLPIVALLSNYFETSSQNIQQIFSIAFFLSGCFPMLWGPIIDNFELRKFILVNGIIFIILNVILSFSTNIYMFGLLFIAACSLSSAFVVVGRTFPFVYLKDKSLVQKALTYGMFGGYFSAWIAPFISGYLAEHIHWRSVFYILPVLTIILIIIASRLPKQKEVVEKRTLVKNIVTMFTHFKIQSFRNNVLILGIFSFFAQSVLISVPFWLTDAYALKPYIIGYILFPMLLPGMLGPLMSRLIYSKLTYKSVFYISSIMFVAGGIIAIILSLVLLETRLSYWWWVIPGALANFAVVAIFPVVSVLGYRDIKTGHNAASSVFSLALYCSGGIGIFVCSLISIHTFYIFGILMLIGITLSLMLFLQDYKQYLLEHVE
- a CDS encoding MFS transporter, with the translated sequence MWLSKLSVYYRLYWLQRTGWVLIAGILFYCYEFFLRILTGAYQNEITSYFHINSHLGFSFLVSSYNLTYLIMQIPAGILLDRFGSRRCLMVATIICGFGSALFIIGDYYLALISRLLVGLGSSFAFVGILKLSHEYLPRRYFGLFASVVISLGTIAAVLSQQISVFFSSYKVLWQSIFILSGLLSIPLACFFWLAIPRTKLKNQLLPNIQAIKKGMLKLLKNKLIWLNAIWAGCIYVPTVVITSQYGVYFFNQMFHKSQYQAATLISVLLLGWIVCSPLIVYVATKLNWLNQVVSVFLAMLLINILMIGFLPNLAIHHLTLLIFTFGLFSSVQVIVWQCFNQICDISISGIGIAVTNMIITAVTEVGQLFSGVVLDIEENYYHNLLNYDVQVLMLLFVLFIISGWYVFYIFRRNAIHSLVSL